The region GACGGGACGATCGCGGTCGACAGCGTCAATCTCGACGTCAACGACGGCGAGTTCATGGTGCTGCTCGGACCCTCCGGCTGCGGCAAGTCCACCGTGCTGCGGATGGTCGCCGGGCTGGAGGAGCCGAGCAGCGGCGCGATCCTGCTCGACGGCGAACTGGCCAACGACCTGCCCCCGCGCGACCGCCGGATCGCCATGGTCTTCCAGGACTTCGCGCTCTATCCACACATGACGGTCGGCGACAACATCGCGTTCCCGTTGCGGCTGTCCGGCGTCGAGCCCACCCCGAGGGCCGAACGGGTCAGCGACGTGGCCGGCGCGCTCGGCATCGGCGACGTACTCGGGCGTAAGCCGAGCCAGCTCTCCGGCGGGCAGCGGCAGCGGGTGGCGATGGGGCGGGCGATCGTACGCCGACCCGGGCTGTTCCTGATGGACGAGCCGCTGTCCAATCTCGACAGCGGCCTGCGCGCCGAGCTGCGGGCGGAGATTTCCGGCCTGGTCCGGGAACTGGGCGTGAGCACCATCTACGTCACCCACGACCAGGCCGAGGCGCTCACCATGGCCGACCGGGTGGCGATCATGCGCAAGGGCGTGCTCCAGGACGTCGGCACCCCGACCCAGGTCTACGGCCGCCCGGCGACGCTCTACGTCGCGGCGTTCCTCGGCAGTCCCCGGATGAACCTGCTGGAGGCGTCGGTCTACGTCCACCTCGACCGGTACGTGACGCTGAACCTCGGTGAGCAGTCGCTCTACCTGCCCTGGGACGACATCCGGTCCAGGGCGGTCGCGCACTACCACGGCGAGCGGATAGTGGTCGGGATGCGAGCCGAGGCGCTGACCCCGGTCGCCGCCGACGCCCCGGGCGACGTGCTCCAGGGCCGGATCCGTTACCTCGAACACCACGGCCACGAGTCGCTGGCCTTCCTGGACATCGGCGCCACCGCCATCGTGGTGGACGAACTCGGTGGGCCGACGCGGGAGCAGGGGCCCACCGGCAGCCGGCTGCGCCGGTTCGGCCACGCCGTGCAGCGGCTCACCGGTCGGGCCACCGTGCCGGACCAGCCCGGTGCCGCCCGCGAGACCATCGGCCCCGGTTCGCGGACCAGCGTGCTCAACGATCCGGGTCGGCA is a window of Micromonospora sp. NBC_01699 DNA encoding:
- a CDS encoding ABC transporter ATP-binding protein; this encodes MTTVALKDVTKVFADGTIAVDSVNLDVNDGEFMVLLGPSGCGKSTVLRMVAGLEEPSSGAILLDGELANDLPPRDRRIAMVFQDFALYPHMTVGDNIAFPLRLSGVEPTPRAERVSDVAGALGIGDVLGRKPSQLSGGQRQRVAMGRAIVRRPGLFLMDEPLSNLDSGLRAELRAEISGLVRELGVSTIYVTHDQAEALTMADRVAIMRKGVLQDVGTPTQVYGRPATLYVAAFLGSPRMNLLEASVYVHLDRYVTLNLGEQSLYLPWDDIRSRAVAHYHGERIVVGMRAEALTPVAADAPGDVLQGRIRYLEHHGHESLAFLDIGATAIVVDELGGPTREQGPTGSRLRRFGHAVQRLTGRATVPDQPGAARETIGPGSRTSVLNDPGRHHRRPAELAVRLAPYPAVAAGHPLAISVRMDALHFFDERGDRIDVGWR